Genomic segment of bacterium HR17:
TGAGGATGGGCAGCGCCGTTTGGGAACGCTACAGTTACCCCGAAATGCGTCAATTGTGGAGTTTGGAGAGCAAGTTCCAAGCGTGGATGGAAGTGGAGTTGGCGATTTGCGATGCCTGGGCGGAGTTGGGGGTCATCCCGAAAGACGCCGCACAAAAAATTCGCGAACGGGCATCGTTCACCGTTGAGCGCGTTTTGGAACTGGAGCGTGAATATGAGCACGACCTGATCGCCTTCGTGCGGGCGATGACAGAGCACATGGGCGATGAAGCCCGCTATGTGCACATGGGTGTCACGAGTTACGATGTAGAAGACACGGCGTTGGGGCTACTGCTCAAACGGGCGTGCGAGATGTTGGAGCGGGATTTGGACGACGCAATGGATGCGGTGCGCAACCGCGCCGTCGAGCACAAGCACACGCTCATGATGGGACGGACGCACGGCGTTCACGCCGAACCCATCACTTTCGGGTTGAAGTTGCTGGTGTGGCTGTCGGAGTTGGAGCGACACAGGGAGCGGTTGCGGGCGGTGAAAGAGCGCGTGGCGGCGGGCAAAATTTCGGGCGCAGTCGGCACTTACGCGACCGTTGACCCGCTCGTGGAGGAGATCGTTTTACGCCGCTTAGGGTTGAACCGACCGCAAGTCAGCACGCAAATTTTGCAGCGCGACCGTCACGCCGAGTATCTGTGCGTGCTGGCGCTGATAGCGGCATCCATTGAGCAATTCGCCACCGAAATCCGCAACTTGCAGCGGACGGAGATCGCCGAGGTGGAAGAGCCGTTTCGGACGGGGCAGCGGGGCTCATCGGCGATGCCCCACAAACGCAACCCCATCCGCAGCGAACGGTTGTGCGGATTGGCGCGCTTGGTGCGCGGCATGGTCATCCCCGCATTGGAAAACATCGCCACCTGGCACGAACGGGATTTGACCAACTCGTCGGTGGAGCGGGTGATTTTGCCCGAAGCGTCCATCCTGACCGACTACATGCTGCGACAATTTGCCGCTATCGTGCGGGGTTTGGTCGTCAAGCCCGAGAATATGCGGCGCAACTTGGAGGAGACGCAGGGTGTCGTCTTTTCGCAACGGGTGCAACTGGCACTGCGGGAAAAGGGATGGTCGGCGGATGAGGCTTACAAGGTCGTGCAGCAATGCGCTTTTGAAGCCCTCCAACAACGGCGTCCGCTGCAGCAGGTGTTGCGGGAGCGTCCAGAAATTCGGCGCACGCTGAGCGATGCGGAGTTGGATGCGCTGTTTGACTACAGTTACTTTGTGCGCCATGTGGACACCATTTTTCAGCGGTTCGGGTTGTGAGCCGGCGCTTTGGCGGCTTTCCCTTTGTGCGCCGCGATGCGGTCGGGCTTTGCCCTCGCCCCAACCTTCTGAAAAAGGTTTTAGGTGACCGAAAATGGTGCGGTGGCGGTTGCTGAGCGCGGCAGTCGGCATCCCCGTCGGCGTAGCGTTGGTGTGGGTGGGAGGGGTGCCGTTCGCCGTCGCAGTTTGGGCGTTGGCGGCGATGGGGCTGTGGGAGTTGGCGCAGGGATTACGCCAGCGCGACATCGTCGTGCTCAAAGAAATCGCTTTCCCCTGCACGCTTGCGTGGCTGGTGGGCGCCCATCGGGCGCACGATGCGCCGGCGGCGTTGTTTCACCTTTGGGTAGGCATGGCAGCGCTGACGCTGTTTGGCAGCATGACAGCGCACATTTTCTGGCGGCGCGGTGAGCCTGTCCCCGCGGGCTGGCGTCTCCACAGCATCGCCGCGACAGTGTTCAGCGCCCTTTACATCAGCATGTTCGCGTTCCCGCTCCTGCTGCGCCATTGGAGCGCCCAAGGTGAAGGGGCAGGGCGCGCCATCGTTTTGACCCTGCTCGCGACCGTTTGGGGCACGGACGCGACGGCGTTTTTCGTCGGAACGCATATGGGCAAGCACCCTATCGCCCCGCAGGTCAGCCCAGGCAAGACCGTTGAAGGGGCGTTGAGCGGCATCGCCGGCGGGGTGGTGGCGGCGGTTCTTTGCTGGTGGGTGTTGAGCGCTTTTAAAGCGGCGCCGTCGGTGCCGCTACCGACCGTCGCGCTGTTTGCCGTCGTTGTGAGCGCGGTGGGGCAACTCGGTGACTTGGGCAAAAGTGTCTTGAAGCGCGATTTGGGCATCAAGGATTTCGGCGCCCTCATCCCAGGACACGGCGGCGTTTTAGACCGGTTTGACAGTTTACTCATCACCGCGCCGCTCGTTTACTTTACAGCGCTATGGCGTTGGGGTGCTCCGTAAACTTCGGTGGCGATGTTGTGGTAAAGTTATGACGGGCAGCAGTAAATTGTGAAGCCGCTCGTTGCCGACCGTCACGGCTTTGGGCGCAAGGAAACCCTTCTCGCCCTTTCGTCGCCGTTCGTGGGGGAATGACGCGACGGATGGTCGGCGGAGAGACAGCGGCGCAACTACGCTGCTCGGGGGCGAAGAACGATGTGGACCAACCCTGCTAACGAATGGCAGCGCCGCCGGCGTTTCCGTAGGCTAAGGCGAATAGCCTTGGTGGCGGGTCTTGTGGTGCTCAATGCCCTGGCGTGTCTGGCGGGCGTTTCGGTTTACTTGCATCGGCAGGGTAAGGCGACACCCGTTCAGCGTTTAGTGGAGCGCGTCGCCGATTGGGTCGTCCCGTCTGATTACGCCTTTGCCGGGCGGGATCGCTTGAACATCTTGATCGTCGGTGCAGACCGCGATTACGACAACCGAGGGCGTCCCATGCCCACGCCGGCGCGCTCTGACACAATTTTGGTCGCCAGTTTGAGCCGCGACGGCACGGTCGCCCTATTGTCCATTCCCCGCGACACTTTGGTGCGTTACAACGGGCGGTTGCACAAAATCAACGCCGTTCACGCCATAGGCGGTCCGCAGGAGTTGCAAAAGGTTTTAGCCGACGAATTCGGCATTGACACGCACCATTTCGTTCAAGTGACTTTTGACGCGTTTGTCAAACTCGTGGATTTAGTCGGTGGCGTGGACTTGTTCGTGGAGTATGACATGCACTACGACGATAATTGGGGCAACTTGCACATCCATTTGCAGCGGGGTTGGCACCACCTGAACGGCAAAGACGCCATCGGCTATGTGCGCTACCGCGGGAAAGGCTATCGGCGGTTTTGCCCTAAGTGTAGGGTCAAGATTGAGCATTGGGACCCAACCGGCGACTTAGGACGGGTGCAGCGGCAGCAAAAATTTCTCAAAACGCTGGCGCAAAAATTGCTGCAGTCCAACATGGTCACCAAACTGCCGCGCCTGGTGGCTATTGCGCGGGAATATTTGGCGACGGACATGGATACCCGAACCATGTTGAGTTTAGCGAATTTCGCCCGCACGGTATCTTTGGACAAGATGAAAACGGCGACGCTCCCGGGCAATTTCGCCCGCCATCCTCGCTTGGGCAGCATTCTCATCCCCGACCGCGAGAAAGCGCCGCAAGTGTTGGCAGACCTATTGGGACCGACTTTTCTCATCGCCCAGTGGGAGCATGGGGCGGGAAGTATTGAGGGGCTGCTGCGGGTCGCGTCTCGCCCTGAACGGAATGGGAGGCGGATCGCGCCTGCCAACCGCACCGTTGGCGCCGTCCCCGAAACGACGGAAACGCCTGAAGAGCAGGAGCCGACGACGCCTGACGAAGGTGTGCCGATCGGTCACGAACCCGTGGAAGTCATTCCGATGCCGACACCGCATTCCGTGGCACCTCCGCCGCCACCTGTCAAGCCCGACACGACACCGTCGCCATCGTCATCCGGCACGACGACCGAAAACAACCCTTCAACCCCTTCCAATTCCAGTCCGTCCCCGCCTTCGCCGCCCAACAATACAGGGACCGGTGGCGGAACCGCGTCTCCGTCCGGATAGTGGCAAAGGGACGGGTGTTATGCCGATGCCAGACGCGCCCGTTGGGCGTCAAAAGTAATTCGCCGTCCCGTCCATAGCGCTTGCGCCGCCATGATGCACGCGATGGAGTGTTGATAGCCGTGCTCTACTGTCGCGTTGGGTTGCTGACGGGTGCGAAGGCATTCCAACCAGTTGCGCATGTGTGAGACGCTGGGTTTGGGTTGAATTTTGACGGCGTCTTTCAAGCGATGTTCGCCCCCGCCGCCGGTGCCCGCGATTGTCCAACTGTCGCTGTCAAAACTGCCGTTGGTGCCTCGCACGGTCAGTTCAGGTCCGCCCGCGCTGTTGGTCAAACTGGCGCTAAAGGTGCACAAAAAACCCTTGGGATACTCCAGTGCCACAACGACGACATCCTCGTTTTCGCGACCGTCCTTCCAGAGGAAGATGCCGCCATGCGCAACGACGCTTTTAGGGAAGCGCTCGCCTGTAAGCCAGTGGACGACATCAATCATGTGGCTCATCCACTGGTCAATCAAGCCGCTGGAGTAATCGCGGTAGAGCCGCCACTCCAAAAAGCGGTGGGGGTCAAAGGGGTGATAGGGTTTGCCCATCAAAAAGCGCTTCCAGTCAATCTGTGACGGATCTTTCAGCGCGTCCTTGACATCGCCGGGGCGGCGCCAGCGGGGTCCGAAAAAGTGCCATTGGCTTTCCACGCGGGTGACGGTGCCCAAGATTCCCGTTTGCAGCAGTTCTGCGGCTGCCGCCCATCGCCCGTCGCTGCGCCGTTGCGTCCCGATTTGCACGACCTGTCGCGTCTGTCGCCACACCTGTAAGCACTCGTTGGCATCCTTGAGGTCGTTCGCCATCGGCTTCTCACAGTAGGCGTCTTTGCCCGCCTTCATGGCGTCAATGAGGTGACGGGCGTGCTGGAAATCGGCGGTAGCGATGATGACCGCATCCACTTCCTTGCTGGCGAGCAAATCTTCGTGGGCGACGAATTTGAGCGGGTCGCGGCCATACCATTTACGCACCGTGTCAGCGGCACGGTCCAAGTTGCGGCGCCACACATCGCAGACCGCGACGATTTCAACATTCAGTTCCTTACCCACCTCGTAGGCTTCACGCATCAGCGCCGAACCGCGTTGCCCGGCGCCGATGATGCCGACACGGATACGGTCGTTAGCGCCCTTCACGCGCTCAGTCAGCACCAACGGACCGAGTCCCAACGCTGCAGTAGCCGAGCCCGTCACGCGCAGCCATTCCCGTCGCGTCATCGCACAGCACCTCCCTCCGGCGAGAGTGGTTTTCATATGAAGTTTGGCGCAAGGGGTTCGTGCTGTGGCAGCGGCAATGGCGTCGGTGCCAAGACCATGACAGGATTTTGAGACAACGCAACTGAATCAACCGAATGTGCGAGGTGCTGTTGCATGATACCGCGCAGGGTTCTTTTCGTGTGCACGGGCAATTTGTGCCGTAGCCCGATGGCGGAGTATTTGCTGCGGGATTTGGCGCGTCGGCGCGGGTTAGTGGTAGAGGTGCGGTCGGCTGGCACCCATGCTGTCACCGGTGCTCCGCCGACGCCGGACACCATCGCTGTCCTTCAAGAGTGGGGCATTGACGCTTCCAGGCACCGCTCGCAACCCCTTTGTTGGGAATTACTGGATTGGGCAGATGTCATCTTGACGATGACGCGCGACCAGAAGGAATATTTGCTGATGATGGATGCCGAACTGTGCGGGCGCGTGTTCACGCTGCCTGAATATGTGGGCTTGGCGAGGGAAGAGGTGTCTGACCCTTACGGTAACACGCGTGAGGCATATCGCAAAGTGCGTGACCAATTGGCGGATTTGGTGCAACGCTTGGTCGCCCAATGGGTCGGTGCGGCTGCACCGGCGCATCGGGGAGAGAAGGAGTGAAAAGGCGATGGCGCATCCCCCGACGCACGAAACCCATCGCGCCCACGCTGAGCGCATCCAGTGCGTGCGGTGCGGTGTGTTGACTGTCAGCGATTCGCGCACAGAAGCCACCGATACAGGCGGACAATTAATCCGTAGTTTGTTGGTGAACGAAGGGCATCAAGTCGTGCGTTACCAAATCGTCCGTGACGACCTGTGGCAAGTGCGCGCGGTCGTTACCGGTTGGTTAGTAGACGACGAAGTGGATGCAGTTATCACGACCGGGAGCACGGGGATCAGCTATCGCGACATCGTTGCGGAAGCCCTTTTGCCCCTGTTGGACAAGCGCTTGGAAGGGTTCGGTGAACTGTTTCGGCAACTCAGTTACGCTGAGATCGGCAGTGCCGCGCTGATGAGTCGTGCCTTTGCCGGCATTGCCAACGGGAAGCCGGTCTTTTGCTTGCCAGGGTCGCCTCACGCTTGTCACCTGGCGTTGCACCGACTCATCTTGCCCGAACTGCGCCATTTGGTCTGGACGGCACGCGGTCAGCGCTGAAAGGGGGACAGAGGGTGGCGGAAAAAGCCGAGTTAGCCTTTAAAACCGTCGCCGGTTCGGTCAGTTGGCGAATGGTGCAACAAGCCCGCCAATGGGTGCGCCAACATTTGCGCCGAACGCCGTTGGTTGAATGCCCCGAACTTTGCGCTCTGACGGGTCTGCGGGTCTTGCTGAAGTTAGAAAATTTGCAACTTACAGGGGCGTTCAAGGTGCGGGGTGGGTTGGTGAAACTGCTCAGCGTTCCGGAAGCAGTGCGCCGACGTGGTGTCGTCTGCGCCTCAACGGGCAATCACGGTAAAGGTATCGCATGGCTGGCGCGCCAGTTTGGCTTGTCAGCGTGGGTCGTTGTGCCGGAAGGAACGCCGAAAATCAAGACGGAAGCGGTTGAAGCGTTAGGGGCGCGGCTTATCCGTTTCGGTGACACCTACACGCAAGCGGAAGCCTTCGCCAAAGCGTTAGCTGCCGAGCGGGACCTATTGTTTGCGCCCAGTTTTGACGACCCTTGGGTCATCGCCGCTCAAGCGACCGTCGCGTGGGAAATTTTGGAAGACGCTCCAGAAGTGGACGTCATCATCGTGCCTGTCGGCGGTGGCGCCTTGCTGGCAGGGAGCTTGATAACTGCCCGCCACCTCAAACCGTCGTTGCGTGTCTGCGGGGTGGAAGCCGCAGGGGCACCGGCACTGTCCGTCTCGTTAAGGGCAGGGGAGCCTGTCACGCTGCCGTC
This window contains:
- the purB gene encoding Adenylosuccinate lyase, which translates into the protein MRMGSAVWERYSYPEMRQLWSLESKFQAWMEVELAICDAWAELGVIPKDAAQKIRERASFTVERVLELEREYEHDLIAFVRAMTEHMGDEARYVHMGVTSYDVEDTALGLLLKRACEMLERDLDDAMDAVRNRAVEHKHTLMMGRTHGVHAEPITFGLKLLVWLSELERHRERLRAVKERVAAGKISGAVGTYATVDPLVEEIVLRRLGLNRPQVSTQILQRDRHAEYLCVLALIAASIEQFATEIRNLQRTEIAEVEEPFRTGQRGSSAMPHKRNPIRSERLCGLARLVRGMVIPALENIATWHERDLTNSSVERVILPEASILTDYMLRQFAAIVRGLVVKPENMRRNLEETQGVVFSQRVQLALREKGWSADEAYKVVQQCAFEALQQRRPLQQVLRERPEIRRTLSDAELDALFDYSYFVRHVDTIFQRFGL
- the cdsA gene encoding Phosphatidate cytidylyltransferase — encoded protein: MVRWRLLSAAVGIPVGVALVWVGGVPFAVAVWALAAMGLWELAQGLRQRDIVVLKEIAFPCTLAWLVGAHRAHDAPAALFHLWVGMAALTLFGSMTAHIFWRRGEPVPAGWRLHSIAATVFSALYISMFAFPLLLRHWSAQGEGAGRAIVLTLLATVWGTDATAFFVGTHMGKHPIAPQVSPGKTVEGALSGIAGGVVAAVLCWWVLSAFKAAPSVPLPTVALFAVVVSAVGQLGDLGKSVLKRDLGIKDFGALIPGHGGVLDRFDSLLITAPLVYFTALWRWGAP
- the msrR gene encoding Regulatory protein MsrR — translated: MWTNPANEWQRRRRFRRLRRIALVAGLVVLNALACLAGVSVYLHRQGKATPVQRLVERVADWVVPSDYAFAGRDRLNILIVGADRDYDNRGRPMPTPARSDTILVASLSRDGTVALLSIPRDTLVRYNGRLHKINAVHAIGGPQELQKVLADEFGIDTHHFVQVTFDAFVKLVDLVGGVDLFVEYDMHYDDNWGNLHIHLQRGWHHLNGKDAIGYVRYRGKGYRRFCPKCRVKIEHWDPTGDLGRVQRQQKFLKTLAQKLLQSNMVTKLPRLVAIAREYLATDMDTRTMLSLANFARTVSLDKMKTATLPGNFARHPRLGSILIPDREKAPQVLADLLGPTFLIAQWEHGAGSIEGLLRVASRPERNGRRIAPANRTVGAVPETTETPEEQEPTTPDEGVPIGHEPVEVIPMPTPHSVAPPPPPVKPDTTPSPSSSGTTTENNPSTPSNSSPSPPSPPNNTGTGGGTASPSG
- the iolG_6 gene encoding Inositol 2-dehydrogenase, producing MTRREWLRVTGSATAALGLGPLVLTERVKGANDRIRVGIIGAGQRGSALMREAYEVGKELNVEIVAVCDVWRRNLDRAADTVRKWYGRDPLKFVAHEDLLASKEVDAVIIATADFQHARHLIDAMKAGKDAYCEKPMANDLKDANECLQVWRQTRQVVQIGTQRRSDGRWAAAAELLQTGILGTVTRVESQWHFFGPRWRRPGDVKDALKDPSQIDWKRFLMGKPYHPFDPHRFLEWRLYRDYSSGLIDQWMSHMIDVVHWLTGERFPKSVVAHGGIFLWKDGRENEDVVVVALEYPKGFLCTFSASLTNSAGGPELTVRGTNGSFDSDSWTIAGTGGGGEHRLKDAVKIQPKPSVSHMRNWLECLRTRQQPNATVEHGYQHSIACIMAAQALWTGRRITFDAQRARLASA
- the ywlE gene encoding Protein-arginine-phosphatase, yielding MIPRRVLFVCTGNLCRSPMAEYLLRDLARRRGLVVEVRSAGTHAVTGAPPTPDTIAVLQEWGIDASRHRSQPLCWELLDWADVILTMTRDQKEYLLMMDAELCGRVFTLPEYVGLAREEVSDPYGNTREAYRKVRDQLADLVQRLVAQWVGAAAPAHRGEKE
- the moaB gene encoding Molybdenum cofactor biosynthesis protein B; amino-acid sequence: MAHPPTHETHRAHAERIQCVRCGVLTVSDSRTEATDTGGQLIRSLLVNEGHQVVRYQIVRDDLWQVRAVVTGWLVDDEVDAVITTGSTGISYRDIVAEALLPLLDKRLEGFGELFRQLSYAEIGSAALMSRAFAGIANGKPVFCLPGSPHACHLALHRLILPELRHLVWTARGQR
- the tdcB gene encoding L-threonine ammonia-lyase, with the protein product MAEKAELAFKTVAGSVSWRMVQQARQWVRQHLRRTPLVECPELCALTGLRVLLKLENLQLTGAFKVRGGLVKLLSVPEAVRRRGVVCASTGNHGKGIAWLARQFGLSAWVVVPEGTPKIKTEAVEALGARLIRFGDTYTQAEAFAKALAAERDLLFAPSFDDPWVIAAQATVAWEILEDAPEVDVIIVPVGGGALLAGSLITARHLKPSLRVCGVEAAGAPALSVSLRAGEPVTLPSVQTRAEGIAVARPGAIPFAIIRQLLVEPVAVVTDEEMTEGVRLLARHAKVVAELAGAASLAALCAGKFDLPTDAVVACVISGGNIDLAVLRDILS